The following proteins come from a genomic window of Vicinamibacterales bacterium:
- a CDS encoding amidohydrolase, with protein MTRTRRSIVVTLMMLLGTIPAAAQDTAKLAEYKKEAVKGVDEMAKLAQEMVDSVFSFGELGMQEVETSKYLTAQLEKFGFKVTRGQSGMPTAWVATYGSGKPVIALGSDIDGIPQSSQKPGVAYHDPIIEGAPGHGEGHNTGMPLNIIAAIAVKKIMERDKLPGTIMLWPGVAEELVASKAWFVRDGMFKDVDVNLFTHVGANLSTSWGQQGGTGLVSIEYTFEGETAHSASAPWRGRSALDAVELMSVGWQYRREHLRLSQRSHSIITNGGDQPNVVPRNASIWFYFREIDQPHIKELVEIGNKMAEGAALMTNTKVTSRILGTAYPRHMNKVVAETMWANIQAVGLPAWSEQDQALAKGLQKELGNATQNGLAVKLGELGKPVALEDNNGGGSDDIGDISWNMPAITLSYPANIPGLPGHNWSSGIASATPIAHKGVVAGAKAQAMTVLDLLTKPELVKQAWAYFNDVQTKDVKYIPFITRDTPAPTHLNKAILEKYREEMKKYYYDPTKFGTYLEQLGIKYPTLRQ; from the coding sequence ATGACGCGTACGCGACGTTCGATAGTGGTCACCCTCATGATGCTGCTGGGCACGATTCCGGCAGCTGCTCAAGACACAGCCAAGCTGGCCGAGTACAAAAAGGAAGCGGTCAAGGGCGTTGACGAGATGGCCAAGCTGGCGCAGGAGATGGTCGATTCCGTCTTCAGCTTCGGCGAGCTGGGCATGCAGGAAGTCGAGACCTCGAAGTACCTCACCGCGCAGCTCGAGAAGTTCGGCTTCAAGGTCACGCGCGGCCAGTCGGGGATGCCGACGGCGTGGGTGGCGACCTATGGATCCGGCAAGCCGGTGATCGCGCTCGGCTCCGACATCGACGGCATTCCGCAGTCGTCGCAGAAGCCGGGCGTGGCGTATCACGACCCGATCATCGAAGGCGCGCCCGGGCATGGCGAAGGCCACAACACCGGCATGCCGCTCAACATCATCGCCGCCATCGCCGTGAAGAAGATCATGGAGCGCGACAAACTGCCCGGCACCATCATGCTGTGGCCGGGCGTCGCCGAAGAGCTGGTGGCGTCGAAGGCGTGGTTCGTCCGGGACGGCATGTTCAAGGACGTGGACGTCAACCTCTTCACCCACGTCGGCGCCAATCTCAGCACGAGCTGGGGCCAGCAGGGCGGCACCGGCCTCGTCTCGATCGAGTACACGTTCGAGGGCGAGACGGCGCACAGCGCCAGCGCCCCGTGGCGCGGCCGCTCGGCGCTCGACGCGGTCGAGTTGATGAGCGTGGGCTGGCAGTACCGCCGCGAGCACCTGCGCCTGTCGCAGCGCTCGCATTCGATTATCACCAACGGCGGCGACCAGCCGAACGTGGTCCCGCGCAACGCCAGCATCTGGTTCTACTTCCGCGAGATCGATCAGCCGCACATCAAGGAACTGGTCGAGATCGGCAACAAGATGGCGGAAGGCGCGGCCCTGATGACCAACACCAAGGTCACCTCGCGCATCCTCGGCACGGCGTATCCGCGCCACATGAACAAGGTCGTCGCCGAGACGATGTGGGCGAACATCCAGGCCGTGGGCCTGCCGGCCTGGAGCGAGCAGGATCAGGCGCTGGCGAAGGGACTGCAGAAGGAACTTGGCAATGCCACGCAGAACGGCCTCGCGGTGAAGCTCGGTGAGCTGGGCAAGCCGGTGGCGCTCGAAGACAACAACGGCGGCGGCTCCGACGACATCGGCGACATCTCGTGGAACATGCCGGCCATCACGCTGAGCTACCCGGCGAACATCCCCGGCCTGCCCGGCCACAACTGGTCGAGCGGCATCGCCAGCGCGACGCCCATCGCCCACAAGGGCGTGGTCGCCGGTGCCAAGGCGCAGGCGATGACCGTGTTGGATCTGCTGACCAAGCCTGAACTGGTGAAGCAGGCCTGGGCCTACTTCAACGACGTGCAGACCAAGGACGTGAAGTACATCCCGTTCATCACCAGGGACACGCCGGCGCCGACGCACCTGAACAAGGCGATCTTGGAGAAGTACCGCGAGGAGATGAAGAAGTATTACTACGACCCGACGAAGTTCGGGACCTACCTCGAGCAGTTGGGCATCAAGTACCCAACGCTGCGGCAGTAA
- a CDS encoding collagen-like protein, whose protein sequence is MAECPTGGIVVSDGTSAVPVCNGGQGPAGAVGATGAPGSAGATGATGPAGPMGPQGPAGPAGGGAPLDENAAMAAVSNLRVNIDGLPSFRPNAVSRLGFNVAVSSLGHIGSIGQTSFPQITMMLGSDAPISDLRNLWNNILNGSFAPLLVTVTVQARDPVKGAFVDMVNFQMTGALLTQFSDGSLAPASLVLQPNNIQISRINSTPSLYGLIDLPVQPSPTLQLAGAPEVLGLHSFSGGGSQLQVVEGPAPDGGTAYYPGGIGIADFSLVAVATIQSGLKFVTDVQNFDALEQWLSLLAAQQGLEKNLTLTTVVSGKPTAVTTYEYCVPVRVSLINPLLVDQDGMVPYVYSLTLRPQSVRVQ, encoded by the coding sequence GTGGCCGAGTGTCCGACCGGCGGCATCGTCGTCTCTGACGGAACCTCGGCGGTCCCGGTCTGCAATGGCGGGCAAGGACCCGCGGGCGCCGTGGGCGCAACCGGCGCGCCCGGTTCCGCCGGTGCGACGGGCGCAACCGGCCCGGCGGGCCCCATGGGTCCGCAGGGCCCGGCGGGTCCGGCCGGTGGCGGCGCCCCTCTCGATGAGAACGCGGCGATGGCCGCGGTGTCGAACCTCCGCGTCAACATCGACGGACTGCCGAGCTTCCGGCCCAACGCTGTTTCGCGACTCGGCTTCAACGTGGCCGTCAGTTCCCTCGGACACATAGGGAGTATCGGGCAGACTTCATTTCCCCAAATCACGATGATGCTGGGCAGCGACGCGCCCATATCGGACCTGCGCAACCTCTGGAACAACATCCTGAATGGAAGCTTCGCTCCGCTGCTGGTCACCGTGACGGTCCAGGCACGCGACCCCGTCAAGGGTGCATTCGTCGACATGGTGAACTTCCAGATGACCGGTGCCCTGCTCACGCAGTTCTCCGACGGGTCGCTCGCACCGGCCTCGCTTGTGCTCCAACCCAACAACATCCAGATCAGCCGGATTAACTCCACGCCGAGCCTGTATGGTTTGATCGACCTCCCCGTCCAGCCCTCGCCGACCCTCCAACTCGCCGGCGCGCCGGAGGTGTTGGGGCTGCACTCGTTCAGCGGCGGCGGCTCGCAACTGCAGGTGGTGGAAGGCCCGGCCCCAGACGGCGGGACCGCCTATTATCCAGGCGGCATCGGGATCGCGGATTTCTCGCTCGTGGCGGTGGCGACAATACAGAGCGGGCTCAAATTCGTCACCGACGTGCAGAACTTCGACGCGCTGGAACAGTGGCTGAGTCTCCTGGCCGCGCAGCAGGGGTTGGAAAAGAACCTGACGTTGACCACCGTCGTCAGCGGCAAGCCCACCGCGGTGACGACATACGAGTACTGCGTGCCTGTCCGAGTGAGCCTGATCAACCCGCTGCTGGTGGACCAGGATGGGATGGTGCCCTACGTCTACAGCCTGACCCTCCGGCCCCAGTCGGTGCGGGTGCAGTAA
- a CDS encoding aminotransferase class V-fold PLP-dependent enzyme, which produces MTAPVSRRDFARLFAIGGSAALFADPVWAKTAPQAPAFAPGGAAGGEAFWKSVREQFVMPPDLGVLNAANLCPSSRPVLEALRRETDSVDRDPSGQNRARLTGEKENTRKALAAFLRVTPEEIVITRNTSEANNMVSSGLDLKAGDEVIVFHDNHPSNLVAWQEKAKRFGFTVVEIAQKNPHPGMEYYVDAYKKAITAKTKILTFTHLTSTVGDLFSAKELCALAREHGVLSLVDGAQTFGLLDVNLADISPDFYTGSAHKWPCGARECGVLYINARAQKQIWPSIYSAYPGAVGISKTFESFGQRDEATMIALREALEFQTKVGRAAIEQRSRALANQLIEGLSKLPDVKVWTSPNPVLNAAVVSFLPGSLNAQKLGQVLYEKDKIGTAGRGGADRGGLRASPHFYNSPQEVDRLVSAVARYLKSGV; this is translated from the coding sequence ATGACTGCACCAGTATCCCGCCGAGATTTCGCCCGTCTATTTGCCATTGGTGGCTCCGCGGCCCTGTTCGCCGACCCGGTCTGGGCGAAGACGGCGCCACAAGCGCCGGCCTTTGCGCCCGGCGGCGCGGCCGGCGGTGAAGCGTTCTGGAAATCGGTGCGCGAGCAGTTCGTGATGCCGCCGGACCTCGGCGTGCTGAACGCCGCCAACCTCTGCCCCTCGTCGCGGCCCGTGCTCGAAGCGCTGCGGCGCGAGACCGACAGCGTCGATCGCGACCCGTCGGGACAGAACCGCGCGCGGCTGACCGGCGAGAAAGAGAACACGCGCAAGGCGCTCGCCGCGTTCCTGCGCGTCACCCCCGAAGAGATCGTCATCACGCGCAACACCAGCGAGGCCAACAACATGGTCTCGAGCGGCCTGGATCTCAAGGCCGGCGACGAAGTGATCGTGTTTCACGACAACCACCCGAGCAACCTCGTGGCGTGGCAGGAAAAAGCCAAGCGCTTCGGCTTCACCGTCGTCGAGATTGCGCAGAAGAATCCCCACCCGGGGATGGAGTACTACGTGGACGCCTACAAGAAGGCGATCACCGCGAAGACGAAGATCCTGACCTTCACGCATCTCACCAGCACGGTCGGCGACCTGTTTTCGGCGAAGGAACTCTGCGCGCTGGCCAGGGAGCACGGCGTGCTGTCGCTGGTGGACGGCGCCCAGACCTTCGGCCTGCTCGACGTCAACCTCGCCGACATCTCGCCCGACTTCTACACGGGCAGCGCCCACAAGTGGCCGTGCGGCGCGCGCGAGTGCGGCGTGCTCTACATCAATGCGCGGGCACAGAAACAGATCTGGCCGTCGATCTACAGCGCCTATCCCGGCGCCGTGGGCATCTCGAAGACGTTCGAGAGCTTCGGACAACGAGACGAGGCGACCATGATCGCGCTGCGCGAGGCCCTGGAGTTCCAGACCAAGGTCGGCCGCGCCGCCATCGAACAGCGGTCACGGGCACTCGCGAATCAGTTGATTGAAGGATTGTCAAAGCTGCCGGACGTGAAGGTGTGGACGTCGCCCAACCCGGTGCTGAACGCCGCGGTGGTGTCGTTCCTGCCCGGCTCCCTCAACGCCCAGAAGCTGGGCCAGGTGCTCTACGAGAAAGACAAGATTGGCACCGCGGGTCGCGGCGGCGCCGACCGCGGCGGCCTGCGCGCTTCGCCCCACTTCTACAACTCGCCTCAGGAGGTCGATCGGCTGGTGAGCGCGGTGGCGCGGTACCTGAAGTCCGGCGTCTAA